In Candidatus Methanomethylicota archaeon, the genomic window CTGATGATGTTAAGAGGTTAATTGGGAATTTCGTTTCAAATTATCGTGACGATTACCCAAACAATATTGCTAGGAAATTTGTTCCAAGAGCCGTTATATGCTGATTCCACTATATCTTAATCCATTCTAAGAAACAGTCAACTTTTCCAAAAACCAAAAATGGTTAAAAATCCATCCACCAAAACCAATACTCCCATATAGGGGGAGATGGGAAACGTAGAAATCAAACAAACAAATGTTGCGTAGAGTGGAGCTAGCCGCTTTCACAGTTTCATCTCCATTCAGTTGATTTACAAATCAACTGTAATCAATTGATTATAATTGATTATCTAATCAATTCCCCCTACATTTTTACTTGAGCCTCTGCTCCACTCTTTTTTAGAGCCATTGCTACATAGAATTTTTCATGCCCCTTCTTACTTTCACCTTGATAAACTTGATAAGCTTGATAACTTGAACTTGATGACTTGAAAACGTCCAGCAACTGCTGGACATTTTCAGGAGGCAATTCCTGGGGCTAGGTCCACTAGCCAATTTGTTTTTGATTTGTAGATCTAGGTTTTAAATGTTAAAAATGCTTGGAGGTGATGATCTCATAGTTCCTCATAGTTTTCGGCTGCTTGAACTGTGGGTTTGGCTGGTGTGGATTGAAGCTTCGATCCTGCACGTCTACATCGGGGGCAGTAGCCAAGTCGCTGCACGTCACGTGTATGCCTGTTTATGTGGCTGAATATTGTTTGGGTGCTGCGGCCTATCTTCTCCGCAATTTCAGCCATGCTATATCCCTGTTCAACGTACATTTCAATTATTTCCGCATGCTCAGCATCCCCAATCGTCTTATATTTCCCCCTATAAACTCCCTCCTCAGGTTTCTCTTCGAAAGTGACTTTTATGTTTAGTTTTGAAAGTATGTCTTCCCCCTCCTCCTTATGCCAGGTGGGGTATGGGAATACGCCTAAGCCTAAATGTCCCTTCCTTGAGAGTATGACAAATTCGTTTGGCTTCATGTTTTGAATGAAGCTTGGCTGCAGGTAGCGATAGATATACCATAATTCACGGGGCAACCCTCCAGCTCCCTGGGCTTTGAATACTATGAAGTCTGCGAGGCTGCGTACATCTATGTCTAGGCTGGTGAGTCGTACGCTGTCGAGGCCTAGGCTGCATCCCACGTGACGCGACTCCCGTAGCCAATATATGAGGAAGGCTTTCGCAGCCTGCTGATTCTCCACCACCTTCAGCCTGCTGTATAATAGGCTTGAAGCTTCACGGCAAATTGTGAATATTATGCGATTCCAATGGAGCCTATGCCAAAGCATATCGATTATATGGTTGCAGGCCTCATACTCTGCGTCGAGATTCCTGTAGAGGGGGCTGCTGTTTATTATTATATCGTACTCATTGAAGTCTGAAAGTGAGAGTTTACTGTAAGGTTTAACTGTAATGCCGTCGGGACCCTCTACAATGGCGTTTTCATCTGTGAGGAGCAGAATATTTTTCTCCTTCACCCATTTACTCCTCAGCCAAGCCAGATTTTCTCCAGCCCTGCAGGCAAATAAATCTAGTATGCAGTTTCCATGTTCTAAATGCTGCTCTGCCAAATGCTCAAGGAAGCTGCTTTTCCCTGCTCCACGCACCCCCAAGGTAAGCCATACGAGTGGCCTATTCCACTTTATTGCTTCACTGCCTATGATCCAGGCAATCTTCAAGGCTGCCCACCAGCCTTAGCCCTCCCCCTCCCACCAACAATTGAAAGCATGGTTTCCCAAGTCTCCTTGGTTATGTAGCGTTTGAATATTTCGCGGAGAATATGACTTGCATATGGCATAACCTTAACAATATATTCGCTTTGAACTTGATTTATTAGGCTGAGGGGGGCGAAGCCGCTGCATAGGAATCGAGCCAGCTCCCTTAAATATGCATTCCAAATCCTCCTCCCCTCCTCACTCCTCAGGTCCGCATGTCTCACCTCTTCGAAGAAGAGTTGCCACTCCTCAGTGTTCCAAAACTGCCATATGCGGTTTATGAAGTGGCATAGGTATCTGTCGGCTTCAGTGATGCTGAAGCTCCATGGAACTGTCCCAGTATGCCCCTCCACTATTGTATTGCTGAGGGAGATGGCAACCTCATAGAGCTGCCTAATCTTCTCAATCTCCCCCTCATCATCAACGATCAAGCTCTGCTCCTCCTCAGGCAGGAGGAGGAAGGCTTCGAATATCATGCGAATCTTCTCAATTGGCTGGGCAAATACGGCGGCAGCCAAATTGGAAGCCAAAATTTCCTCCAAGTCGCCGCGGCGCGGAGCACGTAAAGCTGCAAGAATAGTTTCCTTTAACTCCTCATCATCAAGCTCCCCATCTTTCACATCATCCCCATCCATAACCATTTCACCCCCATCAAAACACGCGGGCCAGTTGACTGGCATCCTCAATCTTCACTCCCCCCTCCTCACCCTCAAGCTCAAAATAAATGAGGAGGAGCCAAAACATGAAAAACGTGAATGCCAACCAAAAACTCTTTAATGTGAATAAAGCGTAGCCAGTCAACTGCCCCAATAATGCTGAGAGAAAATAGAATATTTCATGGTCACCCATATTCCTCCCCCACTCTCTGTTTGGGGTTATTGTTGTTTTTCTCTTTGTCCTCTATGTCCTCATTGTCCCCATTTTTTGGGGTGAGATATATTTTCAGATCTTCTTCTCCAGGTTGCCTCTGCCCCTTAAAAGTGGTGGCATCGGGGACATCGGGGACAGGGGTTATCCATCTCTTTATGAATCTCACTCCCTTCGGTGTATAGGTATATCCATCCTTTCCACTGCGCAGTAATCCAAGCCCTTTGAGGAGTTGCGCTTTCCGTTTAACTGTCTTCTCATCAACTTCTAGGTATGCTGCCAATTCATCGCAGCGTGATGTTCCATGTTTCACGAGGTATTCGAGGAACCTGTATATGTGGCTGTCTTCACGCTCCCCGCCATATGCATTGATGTCTCTCTCAATCTCCTCCTCTATTGCCTTGCGGATTTTTTCATATTCCTCGTCGCTGAGGTTTCGCAGCGTCCTCTGGACCTCTGCATACTTGTCCAGCTCTATGTCCCTTGCACAGTAATCAAGCCACTCATATGCAAGCCTATAATGTCTCTCAGAGGGCTCTGCTTCCCCTTCGAGGATTGCGAAGCTGTAGGCTAATACTGCAAGCTTATATGGGATGTTGCGTAAAAGTAGGGGTATGTCTTCACATCCATATTTCAGTTCAAGCTGCTTACTATACTCCATTATTTTTGGCCATAGGCTGAGTGGAACTGTGTAGGTTACCTCTTGACTGAGATTCCATCGTAGAACTGTTCTTGCAGCTTCAAGTATTGCTTCCTCCTCGGCAGTTAAGGAGGATATTGTGGGATCATAGCGTTCATCAACGCTAATTCCATAGGTGTATATGGCGAATGTCATGCGGGCTATGAGTTTGCTGTCAAACATTTTCAATGCCACGCATTTGTAGACGAGTTCCTCAAGTGGCTGGAGTGGATTGTTAAGAAGCTTGAGGCGTGTCCTAGCCCATAGCTCCATGCTCTTAATTCCAGCCACACTTACAATGCCATCCCTCCTCGACTCAATCTGCTCATCCAATGCGTGGGGAGGAGCGTTATCCACGATTATGAAGCTTAGGTCCGCTGATGGTAGGGCACCCTTCTTCGCCACCCAGCCTAACCCCTCAATCTTCTCCAATCCCGCAGTTAACCCCGCCTCCGTTTTTCTTCCTCGCAGATACTTCCCAGCTCCAATCCACTCCACCAGGAACCTCCCCCTCTGAGACTTATAGT contains:
- a CDS encoding helix-turn-helix domain-containing protein, whose translation is MKIAWIIGSEAIKWNRPLVWLTLGVRGAGKSSFLEHLAEQHLEHGNCILDLFACRAGENLAWLRSKWVKEKNILLLTDENAIVEGPDGITVKPYSKLSLSDFNEYDIIINSSPLYRNLDAEYEACNHIIDMLWHRLHWNRIIFTICREASSLLYSRLKVVENQQAAKAFLIYWLRESRHVGCSLGLDSVRLTSLDIDVRSLADFIVFKAQGAGGLPRELWYIYRYLQPSFIQNMKPNEFVILSRKGHLGLGVFPYPTWHKEEGEDILSKLNIKVTFEEKPEEGVYRGKYKTIGDAEHAEIIEMYVEQGYSMAEIAEKIGRSTQTIFSHINRHTRDVQRLGYCPRCRRAGSKLQSTPAKPTVQAAENYEEL